The following are from one region of the Streptomyces decoyicus genome:
- a CDS encoding helix-turn-helix domain-containing protein — MANASRQAAWEYWGAELKRRREESGLTQEALGRQVFVSGGYVGQFEQAIRKPQLDVAVRIDGVLQTDGFFERTWRKLIDDQRYADYFAAAAELERLATKICDFESMIVPGLLQTAGYARVLTLANNPLATEEYIEDKVRARLDRAVILKDTRRPLYWAVLHEAVLRVPVGGPAVMAGQLEHIARLARERKILMQVLPFAAGAYPLMGRMLTLMEFEDAPPTAYTEGVYSGNLLDDPAVVMRVREGYDLVRAAALSPEASLALIESAAEDYRRCASST, encoded by the coding sequence ATGGCCAATGCCTCGCGACAAGCGGCCTGGGAATACTGGGGCGCGGAGCTCAAGCGCCGCCGGGAAGAATCCGGCTTAACCCAGGAAGCATTGGGACGACAGGTGTTCGTCTCAGGCGGCTACGTCGGCCAGTTCGAGCAGGCGATCAGGAAGCCGCAGTTGGATGTGGCGGTTCGGATCGACGGAGTTCTACAAACCGACGGTTTTTTCGAGCGGACCTGGCGAAAGCTGATCGACGACCAGCGCTACGCGGATTATTTCGCGGCAGCAGCGGAGCTGGAACGGCTGGCGACGAAGATCTGCGACTTCGAGTCGATGATCGTGCCGGGGCTGCTGCAGACGGCGGGCTACGCGCGGGTGCTCACGCTTGCGAACAATCCGCTCGCGACGGAGGAGTACATCGAGGACAAGGTCCGTGCCCGACTCGACCGTGCGGTGATCCTCAAGGACACTAGGCGGCCCTTGTATTGGGCAGTGCTGCACGAGGCGGTGCTACGCGTGCCGGTCGGTGGACCCGCCGTCATGGCCGGGCAACTGGAGCACATCGCGCGGCTCGCGCGCGAGCGGAAGATCCTGATGCAGGTTCTCCCGTTCGCAGCCGGCGCGTATCCGCTCATGGGTCGCATGCTGACGCTCATGGAGTTCGAGGATGCCCCACCAACCGCCTATACAGAGGGCGTGTATTCGGGGAATCTGCTGGACGATCCGGCCGTAGTGATGCGGGTGCGGGAGGGCTACGATCTGGTCAGGGCCGCCGCGCTGTCGCCGGAGGCGTCCCTGGCCCTGATCGAGTCGGCGGCGGAGGACTACAGA